The DNA sequence GCGAGACCTCCGCAATCTCAACCGATCCCGCAGTGCGCCAGGATCATCCGGGCCCGCCATCAATCCCTATCTGATGTAATGGCCGGAGACGCGCCACTCCCCGTCCGCGTCAAGCATCGGGGTCACCGTTTCCACAGCCGACTTCTTGTTTTCAAAAGAGGCGGCGTACCTGATGACGACGTACTTGCCGTCGGGGGGCACCCGGGAGAGTCGTCGTATAGTGGGCAGCCGTGAGTTTCCGCGTATTGACCTTGCCGAGCGGCTCGCGCACCGCGGCCACCCGCTGCTCCCATTGTTCATCCGTGATGGCGGCTTTGAAGAGACTGCTGGCCGATTCCCAGCTCTGTTTGTATTCGCCGTCGTCCAACAGTTTCAGCCATTTCTGAGCCGCTTGCGTCGCTTGCGCCACAGCGGCGGCGTTTGACTCTCCCGCTTGAATCGCCCCGACCTGAAAGAGCAAAACGAGCGGCGCTCCCAGTAAAATCCCTGCCAGTAAACTCCAATGTCGGCTCATGTTCCCTCCGGGCTTACACCATAGAGCGATCGTATCGACCAACCCGCTGGCCGGTAGCGGCCGCCGGATGATACAAGACGGGCACGTATAGCTGGTTCGCTGAGGAGTCGGCAATGCGCTGCCGGAACTGTTCAGCCGAAAATCCTGCGCGAGCGCATATGGTGGAGCCGGATAGCTTGGAGAATGGATGAGCGACGACGACAGCGCAAAAGCCATCTGGGCGTGGGCCGAAGCGCATCATGTGGACCGTGCGCAGCTCGAGCGATGGCTCGCGCTGGATGCGCAGAGCGCGGCCGCGCTGCTCGACGCCGCCGTCCGTCTGCGGTTACGAGTAGGCCAGTTGCAACGCGCGCGCGAAATGCTCGAAGAGATCGCGCTGGTCGAGCGGACGCAGGCCACCGCCGTGCTTGCTCGCGCGCCGCTCAAACGGATACTTGAAGGGGCTGGACCTGCGCCGGCGCGGGGGCGCGCCTTCGTCGAGGAGCTGCGGGCGATGCGCTTTCCGCGGCTGGGCCGCGCGCTCGAACAGATCAAGGCGGAAGTGGCTGCGCTCAGGCTCCCGCGCGCGATCGAGGTGACGCTGCCAAGGGATCTCGGCTCCGACGAACTGCGGATCGAGATTCGGGTGCGTAGCGCTGCGGAATTCCGGGAATCGCTGCGG is a window from the Candidatus Binataceae bacterium genome containing:
- a CDS encoding DUF4019 domain-containing protein, with the translated sequence MSRHWSLLAGILLGAPLVLLFQVGAIQAGESNAAAVAQATQAAQKWLKLLDDGEYKQSWESASSLFKAAITDEQWEQRVAAVREPLGKVNTRKLTAAHYTTTLPGAPRRQVRRHQVRRLF